ATCCTACAAACAGCAGCTTTCTTATTACTAAAAAACTTCCAATCTGATTATTCGACGACAACATAGGAAGCCCCTGCCTATTCTACCCATGTGATATTGATCACAGACGAGAATTCTAAACGATCTATAATAAAGTGGAGGATACCATGTCTCTAAAGGAGGATCTATTATGACAATTCCATTTGCTAGCATTCCTATTTTGAATAAGAAAATCAAGTTTCCTGTTACACCTCATATTCCTGGCGGGTTAACCACCTCTGCCCAACTTAGGCAAATTGCTGAGATTGCTGATAAGTATGAGGGCTCCTTAAAGATAGTAGGAAATACGATTACGATTATCGGACTTAATTTGAGTGATGGAGAAAAAGCCCTTGCCGAACTGAATTGCCAAGGAGAATCCTTTATTGCGAAGGCAGTACGGTCCGTTGCATTTTGTCCTGGCAAACCCGACTGCCCCAGAGCATTGCAGGATAGCTCTAGCTTAGGACTAGCCCTTGATAAAGAATTCTTTGGGCAAGAGCTGCCAGGTAAACTTCGAATTGGCGTGAGTGGTTGCCCTAATTGCTGTATTGAACCCTTAGTCAAAGATATCGGTATGTATGGAACGGCCAAAGGTTACACCTTAGCCGTAGGCGGCAACTCCGGCTTTTCAGCTCAAATTGCCACAGTCGTCGCAGAAAAAGTTCCTGCTGAAGAAATCCCTAGTATCATACAATCTATACTAACGTTCTATCGACAACACGGAAAAGCCAAAGAACGCCTAGGACAACTCATTACTCGTATTGGTTGGGAGCAATTCATCAATGAAACGATACCTACTCAATATAAGAAGAAACTTGACTTGTGACAGTACACGGGCGCAGGCAGAAGCCTTAGTCGCTCTTACTTGGAAGCAAGAAAGTGTTATACTTTCTGATTCCGTAAGAAGATAAAGAAATAGATAAAAGCACTTGCATTTTTCTGCAAGTGCTTTTATCTATTTCTTCTATTGCCCTATTCTTCTTTACTAAACTCTGTATTGCGGTGATTGCTATACTTTACCCAAAAAAGGGTTGCCACAGAACAAAAAGTCACTGCATTCGCAGAAACCAGAGAAAGGCTTTCAATAAATACTCCGTAAACTAGCCAGAAAAACACTCCAGCAATCATCATAATCAGCCACGTCCAAGATAAGTCATCTGTTGATTTTGTTTTCACCGTTTTCACTACTTGAGGAAAAAATGCAAAAGTTGTTAAAACTGCTGCTAGCATTCCAATCAGTTCAATCAGTACAAAAACCCCCTCAACAATATATATATATAAAAAAAACTCGCACCACGCGAGAGTAATTTTCCTAGATTATTCGGGGCAACGGAGTTCCCCCAAGACTAGCAAGCATCCACCCCAACACTTACTAATCATTAACTCCGCTGCTTCATTATCTATTCTATCACAAAACAGTACACTATAAAAGTCCAAACTGCCAACCTTTTGTAAAAACTTTAGAATTCTTACTTTTTCTTTACTAAATCTTTATCTGTACCATATCATAAACACAGTCAAAATGTTTAAATAGGTCTTCTACCAGATTACCATCTATTTTTTTATTATCTACCATACTACACATAATGCTCTTCACTTTACTCGGAGGCAATATTGGGCGATAAGGACGATTCTCGGTAAGGGCTGCAAATACATCTGCAACAGCGACTATTCGTGAACCATTCTTAAGCTGAGACTCTTTAATCCGGAAGGGATACCCTGAGCCATCTAGTGTCTCATGGTGATAGGCAGCCCACTCAGCAATCGTACCAAATCCATCAATTTGTTCTAAGATACGATAGGTATAGTAGGTATGCTGCTTAATCAAAGAAAACTCCTGACTTGTCAACTGCCCAGGCTTCTCTAATATTTCATTGGGCACAGCCAACTTACCTAAATCATGAAGCAAACCAGCAATACGCATAGCTTTGCTTTCCTCTTCACTATAACCTCGAACCTTGGACAAAAACGAGGACACCATAGCGACATTACGAGAATGGGCACCCGTAAAAGAACTGGTATGATCAATGATATTGGCAAATATCTCAGCAATTTCCAAAATATCATCAATATTAAAACGCATATGCCCATACCTATTTATATCATTAAAGAAATGCTGGGCGTAATTAGGATCTGCTAATTCTAACCAAAAGCTTTCTTTTTTTGAAAAATCATTGAGTGCCTTTACTAAGTCGGGATCAAAATAAATTCCACTTAGATTTCGTATTGCATTCAAGATGCCTGCTCTTTGCCCAAGAATGTATTCTTTATCACGAATTAATATTTCGATTCGGTCGGCTACGTTTATAATACGACTGATGAGAGGAATTTGATCACCCGCTAGTCCTGATGGACTAGAGCCATCCCAAAAGTCATGATGATGGCGAATTGGCTTAGCAAGCATACTAAGCTTACTGGAATTTTTAAGTAGATGATAGCCACCCTCTGCATGCTCATAAATGTCCCTGCCCACTTCAAACTGATGCAATCTTGCTTTTTCTTCCCAACGAGCTGCAGCCCCTAGATCATGAAGTAATGCAGCATATACCAAGATTTGTCGTTGCCACTCATCCATCCCTATGGCTTCCCCTATACGATTACTAATCATCGCTGTCCGCCAGTGGTGACGGGACAAGCCTCCATTTGACAGTTCTAACGCCAATGATAAGGCTCTGAATAAATTAATTGGGTGGATATTATATAACATCCCTCTTCCCCCTTTTGAGCCCGTTCATAATAAAGAAGACTTGATTCAGATGGAGTTTTAACTCCATCTGAATCTTAGTCGCACTTATCCAGGGACTTAGCCGCTCTTAACTCCCACTTATAAGTGAGACTTGGGTCCGAAGACCCCTAGTTCGAACTTATTTCGAGTTTACAGCCTGTTTCCCTGACCGTCAAAGGCAGGGAATTACAGACTGTTAACGAGATGAAGATGGGAGTCTTAGAGCGGTTTAGTCATCGGATAAGCAATGCAAGAACCAGGTCACAGCCAGTAAATCAGCTACACCACCTGGACTAACATTTTGTAAGATAAATTCTTTATCCAAAGCTGCACACATGGCCTTACCTTCCATCGTTGCTAGACTTCCTGCCTTAAGGACCCTTTGAGCCTGCTCAGGTACCCATACTCTCATTTTATCGGGATGATGGCGATGCATAACGGTAGTATCCTCTACACAAGTCATAAGTACCAGCAAGGTGTGTAATAAGGCATCATTTACCGATAACCCTTTTTTCAAAGCTTCTCTTAGCGCAGGTAGACCTCTCTCTTTGACAGATGGCAGCCCTTTTGCTAATTCTCCACGAATTCCCGTAATACCATGGTCAATATATAACCGTTCCCCTGCCGTTAACTCATTAGGATTCTTATTCGCTGCACTCTCTAGCTCTTTTTCTACAATCCCAGCTACCATGCTGGCTGCACTAGTTAAAACGCCCTCGGCCGTTACTGAAAGGGCCCGCCCCATTAACCAGCCAACTGTCCCTGTCATAATACCAAGCAAGAACATTAACCCTTTCTGGGTATTCACCCCCTGCGTGGCATAGAGCATGGCCTCCTCACCTTCTAAGCCAATTATCCTTAGCACAGGCAATAACTCTTCGATTGGACCTTCGTGGAGTAAACCCGCCTGGGCACATCTTGCCATAGGTAAACCAAGAGCAGCAGAACTTGCCATAAAGCTATAGAAATCCATATCCTGATGAGC
The sequence above is a segment of the Pelosinus sp. IPA-1 genome. Coding sequences within it:
- the citG gene encoding triphosphoribosyl-dephospho-CoA synthase CitG, with amino-acid sequence MTKQEVTLEDVLAAKEARYSRQKAFIEKHGGVLVSITINMPGAVKDTPLLRRLRDYGLEEIKKIFTISAEERVNLSTGPEALISIEKEGRLVKKAAVKIEESQPFARLLDIDVFDENGSLLSRREAGQSRGCFVCGGEFVVCRREGRHRQEDLEQAVNKMENQFRAYESRLISPTAQSIGAKAVEAMLYEVTCTPSPGLVDRVNSGAHQDMDFYSFMASSAALGLPMARCAQAGLLHEGPIEELLPVLRIIGLEGEEAMLYATQGVNTQKGLMFLLGIMTGTVGWLMGRALSVTAEGVLTSAASMVAGIVEKELESAANKNPNELTAGERLYIDHGITGIRGELAKGLPSVKERGLPALREALKKGLSVNDALLHTLLVLMTCVEDTTVMHRHHPDKMRVWVPEQAQRVLKAGSLATMEGKAMCAALDKEFILQNVSPGGVADLLAVTWFLHCLSDD
- a CDS encoding HD domain-containing phosphohydrolase; this encodes MLYNIHPINLFRALSLALELSNGGLSRHHWRTAMISNRIGEAIGMDEWQRQILVYAALLHDLGAAARWEEKARLHQFEVGRDIYEHAEGGYHLLKNSSKLSMLAKPIRHHHDFWDGSSPSGLAGDQIPLISRIINVADRIEILIRDKEYILGQRAGILNAIRNLSGIYFDPDLVKALNDFSKKESFWLELADPNYAQHFFNDINRYGHMRFNIDDILEIAEIFANIIDHTSSFTGAHSRNVAMVSSFLSKVRGYSEEESKAMRIAGLLHDLGKLAVPNEILEKPGQLTSQEFSLIKQHTYYTYRILEQIDGFGTIAEWAAYHHETLDGSGYPFRIKESQLKNGSRIVAVADVFAALTENRPYRPILPPSKVKSIMCSMVDNKKIDGNLVEDLFKHFDCVYDMVQIKI
- a CDS encoding SemiSWEET transporter codes for the protein MTLAWCEFFLYIYIVEGVFVLIELIGMLAAVLTTFAFFPQVVKTVKTKSTDDLSWTWLIMMIAGVFFWLVYGVFIESLSLVSANAVTFCSVATLFWVKYSNHRNTEFSKEE
- a CDS encoding nitrite reductase; the protein is MTIPFASIPILNKKIKFPVTPHIPGGLTTSAQLRQIAEIADKYEGSLKIVGNTITIIGLNLSDGEKALAELNCQGESFIAKAVRSVAFCPGKPDCPRALQDSSSLGLALDKEFFGQELPGKLRIGVSGCPNCCIEPLVKDIGMYGTAKGYTLAVGGNSGFSAQIATVVAEKVPAEEIPSIIQSILTFYRQHGKAKERLGQLITRIGWEQFINETIPTQYKKKLDL